Below is a window of Humulus lupulus chromosome 2, drHumLupu1.1, whole genome shotgun sequence DNA.
aacataaaattaataaaatcttataaaataaaaacatatataaactaataattgtccaaacttaaaaaaaaaaaaataaatttaaagatAACAAATATTTGAGGTACTGATTAGGCTACATTATTCATAGCATCATGAATACATTCAATAGCATACAACAATTTTTAGTAGTTCAAGTGTTTAGTCAACAAGTACTAGTTCCACCAATTTTTTCTTAAAGATGGATAAATATAATTTTGATCATAAATAAATGTTTCAACACTTAGTAGTGTTTGGTTTGAGTGAATGGAAAAGAATGAAAAATCATTTTATTTCATTCTATTGTTTGGTTGGTAAAATTAAGTgagaaataaaatatttttcaatagaAATCTTATTCCGCTTTTTAATGGAGTTATTATTCCACTTAAAATTGGGTGGAAAATTAATTTCATTTCatctttttatattattatataatttatatattattaaaaaattatgattcTTGTAATATGTTATAACCCTTATTAATTTTTACATCATTCTAattatatttgttatttttattataaatttgaaaatattttttatttgttatttgtaCATTATTTTTACATCATTCatattatatttgttatttttaCATCATTTTTATTATACATTATATAATAAAAGTATTTATTgtacaaaaatatattatttaattattttagacATTCATCTTAAATCTAGTAGCCATCTTAAAATTTAATGTTATTTAAAATATATCACCAATTACAaactattaaaatttaaatatatgtcTTACTAACATTTaagtttaatataaaattacattttatgagtttttaataaaataaattaaaattttcattcaATTAAGTACATTTTTTTTaagtataatgatattttattatacttatatctacaaaatatttatatataatatatagtatttatttaatttgtatataaggatgatttaataaaaaattaatttagaataaaattgataatttagtatataataaaaactaacattaataatgataattgATTGAAAAGCATATTTTATAAAAGTAAAGTAATGTATTTTgatcaaaataatataatttcataTCATTCTATAttatacaacaacaaaaaaaacataataatctTTATTCACTTACTAATTTTAATTTCTCTACCAAACATCAAAATTCTATTCTTATTAACATTACCATTTTGTTTTGCAACCAAACGGCGCCCATATTTCCCTCAAAAGTGAAAATGAGCAACAACAACCATGTTCAATTCATTCAAATTATTAATCATTTCCAACAAATTCAAATCTAAGCTACGCTAAGAAGACAAACAACTAggttttcatctttttctttcttaattttcTCAGATTCAGAGTGGTACTTCTTGATCCTGATCAACTAACGTAAGTTTTGCTCTCGAATTTCGAATTTCTCTAAAATCAAACTCTATATATGAACTGTCATTCCCTTTATGTCGGTTAAAATAGCAACTTCATTTTTTGTTTGATAGTTTTTATGTTTAAGTTGGTATTTAACTGCATCGATCTCTGGAAAATTGTGTAGTAGCTTTGATTGCGAATTTATTCCCAAAAGGGAAACAAAAATGTCCTTTAAATTTCCTTTATCCAGGTAGCTTTTCGAATCTTGTGAACGCAAATTCAGAATGTTGTTTAGTTGGGTTGGTTTGCTTTTGCTTTAATGTTCCTTTTTAACGATTTTCATTTGTGGGTTATCAGTTGTGTGGTGTTTATTGCTATAAGAACAGTGAATCTAATTATTGGTTTAAGCTAAAACAGATGATTACTCTTTCAGGGTTGGTTTGTCAATTGTGATGAGAGCTATTTGTTCAATTTCGAAGCACCGAGGAGCTATATAGTTTTGATGAGTGCATCGACTGCTTGAGCAGCTTTTACTTGCTGGGCCAACCTGAACTGTACATTTGTGATTGTAAAGTTGGAATAAATTGACCAATATGGTAAATCCATTACGAGGGTATGGACCGTTTTTCAGCTTCGTACATTCTCTTAAAAAAAAGTTGATCTTTTTGTTTCAATTTAGACATTATTTAGTGTTAAAGTGAGTTTGTTTGACGATGAAGTTTCCTTTGGTTGCAGGGGAGTTATAAGAAAACCAAATGAAACAATGAGGCTAGTTGTGACAACTTTCATTGGAGTTGTATTTGGCTTCTTTTTAGGAGTATCATTTCCAACACTCTCATTAACTAAGGTTTGTGATGGTCATTCTTTCTTTGTATGGTTCTCTTTCTCATTCAGATGGTTCCACTCCAGTCTTATGTAAAGGAGTAATTGGAAAGTTTTGCTATGATTAAATTTGTCAGATGAACCTCCCGTCCGGCCTCTTTCCTTCAATTGACCTTACATATATTGAGGACAAGTACTCAGGCCTGTCAACACGAGCTTTTTTCAAAGCTTTCTCCTCTTTAAGGGGTAACAGAGGCGGTTTCAGTCAAGTTTACTCTTTCAATGATACAAAGGTACATGGATCTTTTAATTAAACATGTATACTACTTCTGCTGGTAATAGGATAGCTCAAATGGTGCTCCCATAAAGTTTGAGGTTCGAGTCCCTACTGAGTATCTTACAAAGCTATTGTTTTGTTATAGTTTTCTATTTCTCCAATATTGTAGGACTAGGTGAGGAGCAcagtttcaacaaaaaaaaaaaaaaagaagagtgaGCAGAAATTACTTGCTGGTTAATTAAAGTGATTATAGATGGTTCTTTTTAGAGTTCACACCCATCCTTATTTGCCCATGTTGTTTTTATTGTCTTTTTGTGTGGGGGAGCTAAAATGCACTTTTGCTGTGTTTATGTTGTTACTCTTCTTCGGTTTAAGTGTTGCACAGATTCGTTGTTGCATGGGTTGAGCACAGTGAGATAATAAGTGGACCATTAATTCACAAATCTGACTTAGGAATATACTGTTTTTGTGCAAAATTACTCATGAACGAGATTTCACAATGATCTGCACCTAGTGTTTTGTATTCTTTCCTTGTAAATTGGCAGGAGTATCCTTCTCTAATGTGCTAGCATAACTAGTTAACCTCTACTTTAACGCAGATCTGGGTTCCAACAAATCCTCGTGGGGCTGAAAGACTACCACCTGGCATAGTTGCTTCTGAGTCAGATTTCTATCTTCGCCGATTGTGGGGTCTGCCCAGTGAGGTGTGCATCTGCCTTTCTCTGATTAAGTTTTGCACCCTTATGTCCATGATTATTATGCATGCGAAATTGTAAGAATCATGCTATGACAGAATTGAAGTAAACTACGAGTAAACACTCATTAATtgcatagtgaagactaaatagaAAGAGAGAAAAGTTAAGTAATAAGGAAGATATTATTGCTAGTAAATCTACCAGATTAGAAATTAACAGATGGCCAAGTATCATTTAGAATGCAGAACAttctaataaagttttataaAGCATTCATTGAATCTGATTACTTCTGCTTTTTGTTTGCCAATAGACTTACAATAAAAAGAGTAAGCTCTAAATGCCCTAGCAATGCCTGAAAAGGACCTAGACCTTTGTtccataaaaaatataatatgcaTTACTatatttagaaataaaattacaagaaTTTTGTGATTAGTAGTTACTTAAACATTTACATAGATTGCCTAAGTGAAATGATGATCAATTCTATACTTTGAAATCTTCTGAAAGTGTTTTCTCATAATTTAAACTTTTACTGTGGTGATGGCATTTGCAGGATTTAACCATCACACCAAAATACCTCGTCACTTTTACCGTTGGTTATAGCCAGAAAAAAAATATCGATGCCGCAGTTAAAAAGGTCAGTGTTCTACTGCTGTTTGTGTGTCTGTttgttctctctttctcttcattTCTCAAAGTGACACACATGTACAGTTTTCAGAGAATTTCACCATTCTGTTGTTTCACTATGATGGTCAAACAAGTGAATGGGAAGAGTTTGAGTGGTCAAAGAGGGCTATCCATGTGAGCGTTCCGAAGCAAACTAAATGGTTAGCATTTAACTCTTCCAAGTTTTTAAGTTCCTGCTAGTAGGTTGGATGGCTTACAAAAGCACCGATGCATACATAAAGACAATTTGTCCATTACAGATTTTCATCAAGTCCTGTAATTATGCTCATATAAAATTCCTAAATTTTGGTTGTAGGTGGTATGCAAAACGTTTTTTGCATCCTGACATCGTTGCAGCTTATGATTACATCTTTTTGTGGGACGAGGATCTCGGTGTCGAGCACTTTAATGCAGAGGAGTAAGTTTTATACATTCAATGCGTTGCTTTGAGTAAAGCACTATTATGTAAACTGTTATCATATGTCCGTAAAATCTGCTTTGATTCAGGTATATAAAATTGGTAAAGAAACATGGTTTGGAGATTTCACAGCCGGGATTGGAACCAAATAAGGGATTGACATGGCAGATGACAAAAAGGAGAGGTTATAGTGAAGTTCATAAGTAAGAGTGACAAATATTTTCTACTCACTTTAGCTTGACCATGCATGCTAAGTTGATAGTTTTATTTGACTTGttatttccctttttctttttgtgCAGAGATACAGAGGAGAAGCCTGGTTGGTGTAGTGATCCACATTTGCCACCATGTGCAGCGTATGCAAAAATATTAATTCTACCATGTTTATTTATTTAGCAAATGAGCTGTTGGAAGAGTTGCTAATCAGTTTCATAAATTGTGCAGATTTGTTGAGATTATGGC
It encodes the following:
- the LOC133817201 gene encoding uncharacterized protein LOC133817201 — protein: MVNPLRGGVIRKPNETMRLVVTTFIGVVFGFFLGVSFPTLSLTKMNLPSGLFPSIDLTYIEDKYSGLSTRAFFKAFSSLRGNRGGFSQVYSFNDTKIWVPTNPRGAERLPPGIVASESDFYLRRLWGLPSEDLTITPKYLVTFTVGYSQKKNIDAAVKKFSENFTILLFHYDGQTSEWEEFEWSKRAIHVSVPKQTKWWYAKRFLHPDIVAAYDYIFLWDEDLGVEHFNAEEYIKLVKKHGLEISQPGLEPNKGLTWQMTKRRGYSEVHKDTEEKPGWCSDPHLPPCAAFVEIMATVFSRDAWRCVWHMIQNDLVHGWGLDFALRKCVEPAHEKIGVVDSQWIVHQSVPSLGNQGKSEAGKQPWEGVRERCRKEWRMFQDRLSSAEKAYFDSMGIDPSNSTAR